From the Kogia breviceps isolate mKogBre1 chromosome 3, mKogBre1 haplotype 1, whole genome shotgun sequence genome, one window contains:
- the AP1G2 gene encoding AP-1 complex subunit gamma-like 2 isoform X4: MRNGSLLPRMVASSSSLKLQDLIQEIREAKTEAQEREVIQKECAHIRASFRDGDPLHRHRQLAKLLYVHLLGYPAHFGQMECLKLIASPRFTDKRVGYLGAMLLLDERQDAHLLITNSIKNDLSQGIQAVQGLALCTLSATGSAEMCRDLATEVEKLLLQPSAYVRKKAVLTAVHMIRKVPELSDIFLPPCAQLLHEHHHGILMGTITLITELCERSPVALKHFRKMVPQLVHILQTLVTTGYCTEHSISGVSDPFLQVQILRLLRILGRNHEESSETMNDLLAQVATNTDTSRNAGNAVLFETVLTIMDIRSAAGLRVLAVNILGRFLLNSDRNIRYVALTSLLRLAQSDHSAVQRHRPTVVECLREPDSSLSRRALELSLALVNSFNVRAMTQELQGFLESCPPDLQADCASGILLAAERFAPTKRWHIDTTLRVLMTAGTHVRDDTVANLTQLIGGAQELHAYSVCRLYSALTEDISQQPLVQVAAWCIGEYGDLLLEGSCEEIEPLQVEEEEVLALLERVLQSHMSLPATRGYALTALVKLSTRLRGDNKAAILEKIPLVERGGSQVDEEAKESKETAQLSEAAPVPTEPQASKLLDLLHLLDGPSGDAQHPPPLDPTPGGALIHVNLPFAPPPPAPIPNLKVFEREGLQLNLSFVRPPGTPTLLLITVTATNTSGGDVTHFICQAAVPKSFQLQLQAPSGDTVPAQGGLPMTQLLRILNPKKAPLRLKLRLTYNHFGQSVQEIFEVNNLPVETWQ; encoded by the exons ATGCGTAATGGAAGTCTCCTCCCGCG GATGGTGGCGTCCTCGTCCTCGCTGAAGCTTCAGGATCTAATCCAGGAGATTCGTGAGGCCAAGACCGAGGCCCAGGAGCGAGAGGTGATCCAAAAGGAGTGCGCCCACATCCGGGCCTCCTTCCGCGATGGGGACCCTCTGCACAGGCACCGCCAGCTGGCCAAACTGCTCTACGTCCACCTGTTAGGCTACCCCGCCCACTTTGGACAG ATGGAGTGCCTGAAACTGATCGCCTCCCCCAGGTTCACAGACAAGAGGGTGGGCTACCTGGGGGCCATGCTTCTACTGGATGAGAGGCAGGATGCCCACCTGCTCATTACCAACAGCATCAAGAA TGACCTGAGCCAAGGGATTCAGGCTGTACAAGGCCTGGCCCTGTGCACTCTGAGTGCCACGGGCTCTGCTGAGATGTGCCGGGACTTGGCCACTGAGGTGGAGAAACTGCTCCTGCAGCCTAGCGCCTATGTGCGCAAGAAG GCTGTTCTGACTGCAGTGCACATGATCCGGAAGGTCCCTGAGCTCTCCgacatcttcctcccaccctgtgCCCAACTGCTTCATGAACACCACCACG GCATCCTGATGGGCACCATCACGCTGATCACAGAACTCTGCGAACGAAGCCCTGTGGCCCTCAAGCACTTTCGAAAG ATGGTGCCCCAGCTGGTGCACATCCTCCAGACTCTGGTGACAACGGGATACTGCACAGAACACAGCATATCTGGAGTCAGCGACCCCTTCCTGCAG GTCCAGATACTTCGTCTGCTTCGGATTCTGGGCCGGAACCACGAGGAGAGCAGTGAGACCATGAATGACTTGCTGgcccag GTAGCCACGAACACAGACACCAGCCGAAATGCTGGCAACGCGGTCCTGTTTGAGACGGTGCTCACCATCATGGACATCCGCTCTGCAGCGGGCCTGCGG GTTCTAGCTGTCAACATTCTTGGCCGCTTCCTGCTCAACAGTGACAGGAACATTAG GTACGTAGCCCTGACGTCCTTGCTGAGGCTGGCGCAGTCTGATCACAGCGCTGTGCAGCGGCACCGACCCACCGTTGTGGAATGTCTGCGGGAACCTGATAGCTCCCTCAGCCG GCGGGCCCTGGAACTGAGCCTGGCTCTGGTGAATAGCTTCAACGTGCGAGCCATGACACAGGAGCTGCAGGGTTTTCTGGAGTCCTGCCCCCCTGATCTACAGGCCGACTGTGCCTCAGGCATCCTGCTGGCAGCAGAGAG GTTTGCCCCAACCAAGCGGTGGCACATAGACACCACCCTACGTGTGCTGATGACG GCAGGCACCCATGTGCGCGATGACACAGTGGCCAACCTGACCCAGCTGATTGGGGGCGCCCAGGAGCTCCATGCCTACTCTGTGTGCCGTCTCTACAGCGCCCTGACTGAGGACATCTCCCAG CAACCGCTGGTGCAGGTGGCAGCCTGGTGCATCGGGGAATATGGGGACCTCCtgctggaagggagctgtgaggaAATTGAGCCCTTGCAG gtggaggaagaggaggtgttgGCACTGCTGGAAAGGGTGCTGCAGTCTCATATGTCCCTGCCGGCCACCCGAGGATATGCCCTCACAGCCCTCGTGAAGCTCAGCACCCGGCTCCGTGGGGACAACAA GGCTGCCATCCTGGAAAAGATACCTCTCGTGGAGCGAGGTGGCTCTCAGGTTGAtgaggaagcaaaggaaagcaaagaaacagCCCAGCTTTCGGAAGCAGCCCCTGTCCCCACAGAACCCCAG GCCTCAAAGCTCTTGGATCTGTTACATCTCCTGGATGGCCCTTCTGGGGACGCCCAGCACCCTCCCCCTCTGGATCCCACCCCAGGAGGTGCTTTGATACACGTCAACCTTCCCTTTGCTCCTCCACCCCCTG CTCCCATCCCAAATCTCAAAGTGTTTGAGCGTGAAGGATTACAGCTGAATCTTTCTTTCGTTCGGCCCCCTGGAACCCCTACTTTGCTGTTAATCACTGTCACTGCCACCAACACCTCTGGGGGTGATGTCACCCACTTCATCTGCCAGGCCGCTGTGCCCAAG AGTTTCCAGCTGCAGCTACAGGCTCCCAGTGGGGACACAGTTCCAGCTCAGGGTGGCCTTCCGATGACCCAGCTCCTCAGAATCCTCAATCCTAAGAAG GCCCCCTTGCGGCTGAAGCTGCGCCTCACCTACAACCACTTTGGCCAGTCGGTGCAGGAAATCTTTGAGGTGAACAACTTGCCTGTGGAGACATGGCAGTAA
- the AP1G2 gene encoding AP-1 complex subunit gamma-like 2 isoform X3: MRNGSLLPRMVASSSSLKLQDLIQEIREAKTEAQEREVIQKECAHIRASFRDGDPLHRHRQLAKLLYVHLLGYPAHFGQMECLKLIASPRFTDKRVGYLGAMLLLDERQDAHLLITNSIKNDLSQGIQAVQGLALCTLSATGSAEMCRDLATEVEKLLLQPSAYVRKKAVLTAVHMIRKVPELSDIFLPPCAQLLHEHHHGILMGTITLITELCERSPVALKHFRKMVPQLVHILQTLVTTGYCTEHSISGVSDPFLQVATNTDTSRNAGNAVLFETVLTIMDIRSAAGLRVLAVNILGRFLLNSDRNIRYVALTSLLRLAQSDHSAVQRHRPTVVECLREPDSSLSRRALELSLALVNSFNVRAMTQELQGFLESCPPDLQADCASGILLAAERFAPTKRWHIDTTLRVLMTAGTHVRDDTVANLTQLIGGAQELHAYSVCRLYSALTEDISQQPLVQVAAWCIGEYGDLLLEGSCEEIEPLQVEEEEVLALLERVLQSHMSLPATRGYALTALVKLSTRLRGDNNRIRQVVSIYGSCLDMELQQRAVEYNTLFRKYDHMRAAILEKIPLVERGGSQVDEEAKESKETAQLSEAAPVPTEPQASKLLDLLHLLDGPSGDAQHPPPLDPTPGGALIHVNLPFAPPPPAPIPNLKVFEREGLQLNLSFVRPPGTPTLLLITVTATNTSGGDVTHFICQAAVPKSFQLQLQAPSGDTVPAQGGLPMTQLLRILNPKKAPLRLKLRLTYNHFGQSVQEIFEVNNLPVETWQ, from the exons ATGCGTAATGGAAGTCTCCTCCCGCG GATGGTGGCGTCCTCGTCCTCGCTGAAGCTTCAGGATCTAATCCAGGAGATTCGTGAGGCCAAGACCGAGGCCCAGGAGCGAGAGGTGATCCAAAAGGAGTGCGCCCACATCCGGGCCTCCTTCCGCGATGGGGACCCTCTGCACAGGCACCGCCAGCTGGCCAAACTGCTCTACGTCCACCTGTTAGGCTACCCCGCCCACTTTGGACAG ATGGAGTGCCTGAAACTGATCGCCTCCCCCAGGTTCACAGACAAGAGGGTGGGCTACCTGGGGGCCATGCTTCTACTGGATGAGAGGCAGGATGCCCACCTGCTCATTACCAACAGCATCAAGAA TGACCTGAGCCAAGGGATTCAGGCTGTACAAGGCCTGGCCCTGTGCACTCTGAGTGCCACGGGCTCTGCTGAGATGTGCCGGGACTTGGCCACTGAGGTGGAGAAACTGCTCCTGCAGCCTAGCGCCTATGTGCGCAAGAAG GCTGTTCTGACTGCAGTGCACATGATCCGGAAGGTCCCTGAGCTCTCCgacatcttcctcccaccctgtgCCCAACTGCTTCATGAACACCACCACG GCATCCTGATGGGCACCATCACGCTGATCACAGAACTCTGCGAACGAAGCCCTGTGGCCCTCAAGCACTTTCGAAAG ATGGTGCCCCAGCTGGTGCACATCCTCCAGACTCTGGTGACAACGGGATACTGCACAGAACACAGCATATCTGGAGTCAGCGACCCCTTCCTGCAG GTAGCCACGAACACAGACACCAGCCGAAATGCTGGCAACGCGGTCCTGTTTGAGACGGTGCTCACCATCATGGACATCCGCTCTGCAGCGGGCCTGCGG GTTCTAGCTGTCAACATTCTTGGCCGCTTCCTGCTCAACAGTGACAGGAACATTAG GTACGTAGCCCTGACGTCCTTGCTGAGGCTGGCGCAGTCTGATCACAGCGCTGTGCAGCGGCACCGACCCACCGTTGTGGAATGTCTGCGGGAACCTGATAGCTCCCTCAGCCG GCGGGCCCTGGAACTGAGCCTGGCTCTGGTGAATAGCTTCAACGTGCGAGCCATGACACAGGAGCTGCAGGGTTTTCTGGAGTCCTGCCCCCCTGATCTACAGGCCGACTGTGCCTCAGGCATCCTGCTGGCAGCAGAGAG GTTTGCCCCAACCAAGCGGTGGCACATAGACACCACCCTACGTGTGCTGATGACG GCAGGCACCCATGTGCGCGATGACACAGTGGCCAACCTGACCCAGCTGATTGGGGGCGCCCAGGAGCTCCATGCCTACTCTGTGTGCCGTCTCTACAGCGCCCTGACTGAGGACATCTCCCAG CAACCGCTGGTGCAGGTGGCAGCCTGGTGCATCGGGGAATATGGGGACCTCCtgctggaagggagctgtgaggaAATTGAGCCCTTGCAG gtggaggaagaggaggtgttgGCACTGCTGGAAAGGGTGCTGCAGTCTCATATGTCCCTGCCGGCCACCCGAGGATATGCCCTCACAGCCCTCGTGAAGCTCAGCACCCGGCTCCGTGGGGACAACAA CCGCATCCGCCAGGTTGTGTCCATCTACGGGAGCTGCCTGGACATGGAGTTGCAGCAGCGGGCGGTGGAGTATAACACCCTCTTCCGGAAGTATGACCACATGAG GGCTGCCATCCTGGAAAAGATACCTCTCGTGGAGCGAGGTGGCTCTCAGGTTGAtgaggaagcaaaggaaagcaaagaaacagCCCAGCTTTCGGAAGCAGCCCCTGTCCCCACAGAACCCCAG GCCTCAAAGCTCTTGGATCTGTTACATCTCCTGGATGGCCCTTCTGGGGACGCCCAGCACCCTCCCCCTCTGGATCCCACCCCAGGAGGTGCTTTGATACACGTCAACCTTCCCTTTGCTCCTCCACCCCCTG CTCCCATCCCAAATCTCAAAGTGTTTGAGCGTGAAGGATTACAGCTGAATCTTTCTTTCGTTCGGCCCCCTGGAACCCCTACTTTGCTGTTAATCACTGTCACTGCCACCAACACCTCTGGGGGTGATGTCACCCACTTCATCTGCCAGGCCGCTGTGCCCAAG AGTTTCCAGCTGCAGCTACAGGCTCCCAGTGGGGACACAGTTCCAGCTCAGGGTGGCCTTCCGATGACCCAGCTCCTCAGAATCCTCAATCCTAAGAAG GCCCCCTTGCGGCTGAAGCTGCGCCTCACCTACAACCACTTTGGCCAGTCGGTGCAGGAAATCTTTGAGGTGAACAACTTGCCTGTGGAGACATGGCAGTAA
- the AP1G2 gene encoding AP-1 complex subunit gamma-like 2 isoform X1, whose protein sequence is MRNGSLLPRMVASSSSLKLQDLIQEIREAKTEAQEREVIQKECAHIRASFRDGDPLHRHRQLAKLLYVHLLGYPAHFGQMECLKLIASPRFTDKRVGYLGAMLLLDERQDAHLLITNSIKNDLSQGIQAVQGLALCTLSATGSAEMCRDLATEVEKLLLQPSAYVRKKAVLTAVHMIRKVPELSDIFLPPCAQLLHEHHHGILMGTITLITELCERSPVALKHFRKMVPQLVHILQTLVTTGYCTEHSISGVSDPFLQVQILRLLRILGRNHEESSETMNDLLAQVATNTDTSRNAGNAVLFETVLTIMDIRSAAGLRVLAVNILGRFLLNSDRNIRYVALTSLLRLAQSDHSAVQRHRPTVVECLREPDSSLSRRALELSLALVNSFNVRAMTQELQGFLESCPPDLQADCASGILLAAERFAPTKRWHIDTTLRVLMTAGTHVRDDTVANLTQLIGGAQELHAYSVCRLYSALTEDISQQPLVQVAAWCIGEYGDLLLEGSCEEIEPLQVEEEEVLALLERVLQSHMSLPATRGYALTALVKLSTRLRGDNNRIRQVVSIYGSCLDMELQQRAVEYNTLFRKYDHMRAAILEKIPLVERGGSQVDEEAKESKETAQLSEAAPVPTEPQASKLLDLLHLLDGPSGDAQHPPPLDPTPGGALIHVNLPFAPPPPAPIPNLKVFEREGLQLNLSFVRPPGTPTLLLITVTATNTSGGDVTHFICQAAVPKSFQLQLQAPSGDTVPAQGGLPMTQLLRILNPKKAPLRLKLRLTYNHFGQSVQEIFEVNNLPVETWQ, encoded by the exons ATGCGTAATGGAAGTCTCCTCCCGCG GATGGTGGCGTCCTCGTCCTCGCTGAAGCTTCAGGATCTAATCCAGGAGATTCGTGAGGCCAAGACCGAGGCCCAGGAGCGAGAGGTGATCCAAAAGGAGTGCGCCCACATCCGGGCCTCCTTCCGCGATGGGGACCCTCTGCACAGGCACCGCCAGCTGGCCAAACTGCTCTACGTCCACCTGTTAGGCTACCCCGCCCACTTTGGACAG ATGGAGTGCCTGAAACTGATCGCCTCCCCCAGGTTCACAGACAAGAGGGTGGGCTACCTGGGGGCCATGCTTCTACTGGATGAGAGGCAGGATGCCCACCTGCTCATTACCAACAGCATCAAGAA TGACCTGAGCCAAGGGATTCAGGCTGTACAAGGCCTGGCCCTGTGCACTCTGAGTGCCACGGGCTCTGCTGAGATGTGCCGGGACTTGGCCACTGAGGTGGAGAAACTGCTCCTGCAGCCTAGCGCCTATGTGCGCAAGAAG GCTGTTCTGACTGCAGTGCACATGATCCGGAAGGTCCCTGAGCTCTCCgacatcttcctcccaccctgtgCCCAACTGCTTCATGAACACCACCACG GCATCCTGATGGGCACCATCACGCTGATCACAGAACTCTGCGAACGAAGCCCTGTGGCCCTCAAGCACTTTCGAAAG ATGGTGCCCCAGCTGGTGCACATCCTCCAGACTCTGGTGACAACGGGATACTGCACAGAACACAGCATATCTGGAGTCAGCGACCCCTTCCTGCAG GTCCAGATACTTCGTCTGCTTCGGATTCTGGGCCGGAACCACGAGGAGAGCAGTGAGACCATGAATGACTTGCTGgcccag GTAGCCACGAACACAGACACCAGCCGAAATGCTGGCAACGCGGTCCTGTTTGAGACGGTGCTCACCATCATGGACATCCGCTCTGCAGCGGGCCTGCGG GTTCTAGCTGTCAACATTCTTGGCCGCTTCCTGCTCAACAGTGACAGGAACATTAG GTACGTAGCCCTGACGTCCTTGCTGAGGCTGGCGCAGTCTGATCACAGCGCTGTGCAGCGGCACCGACCCACCGTTGTGGAATGTCTGCGGGAACCTGATAGCTCCCTCAGCCG GCGGGCCCTGGAACTGAGCCTGGCTCTGGTGAATAGCTTCAACGTGCGAGCCATGACACAGGAGCTGCAGGGTTTTCTGGAGTCCTGCCCCCCTGATCTACAGGCCGACTGTGCCTCAGGCATCCTGCTGGCAGCAGAGAG GTTTGCCCCAACCAAGCGGTGGCACATAGACACCACCCTACGTGTGCTGATGACG GCAGGCACCCATGTGCGCGATGACACAGTGGCCAACCTGACCCAGCTGATTGGGGGCGCCCAGGAGCTCCATGCCTACTCTGTGTGCCGTCTCTACAGCGCCCTGACTGAGGACATCTCCCAG CAACCGCTGGTGCAGGTGGCAGCCTGGTGCATCGGGGAATATGGGGACCTCCtgctggaagggagctgtgaggaAATTGAGCCCTTGCAG gtggaggaagaggaggtgttgGCACTGCTGGAAAGGGTGCTGCAGTCTCATATGTCCCTGCCGGCCACCCGAGGATATGCCCTCACAGCCCTCGTGAAGCTCAGCACCCGGCTCCGTGGGGACAACAA CCGCATCCGCCAGGTTGTGTCCATCTACGGGAGCTGCCTGGACATGGAGTTGCAGCAGCGGGCGGTGGAGTATAACACCCTCTTCCGGAAGTATGACCACATGAG GGCTGCCATCCTGGAAAAGATACCTCTCGTGGAGCGAGGTGGCTCTCAGGTTGAtgaggaagcaaaggaaagcaaagaaacagCCCAGCTTTCGGAAGCAGCCCCTGTCCCCACAGAACCCCAG GCCTCAAAGCTCTTGGATCTGTTACATCTCCTGGATGGCCCTTCTGGGGACGCCCAGCACCCTCCCCCTCTGGATCCCACCCCAGGAGGTGCTTTGATACACGTCAACCTTCCCTTTGCTCCTCCACCCCCTG CTCCCATCCCAAATCTCAAAGTGTTTGAGCGTGAAGGATTACAGCTGAATCTTTCTTTCGTTCGGCCCCCTGGAACCCCTACTTTGCTGTTAATCACTGTCACTGCCACCAACACCTCTGGGGGTGATGTCACCCACTTCATCTGCCAGGCCGCTGTGCCCAAG AGTTTCCAGCTGCAGCTACAGGCTCCCAGTGGGGACACAGTTCCAGCTCAGGGTGGCCTTCCGATGACCCAGCTCCTCAGAATCCTCAATCCTAAGAAG GCCCCCTTGCGGCTGAAGCTGCGCCTCACCTACAACCACTTTGGCCAGTCGGTGCAGGAAATCTTTGAGGTGAACAACTTGCCTGTGGAGACATGGCAGTAA
- the AP1G2 gene encoding AP-1 complex subunit gamma-like 2 isoform X2 yields the protein MVASSSSLKLQDLIQEIREAKTEAQEREVIQKECAHIRASFRDGDPLHRHRQLAKLLYVHLLGYPAHFGQMECLKLIASPRFTDKRVGYLGAMLLLDERQDAHLLITNSIKNDLSQGIQAVQGLALCTLSATGSAEMCRDLATEVEKLLLQPSAYVRKKAVLTAVHMIRKVPELSDIFLPPCAQLLHEHHHGILMGTITLITELCERSPVALKHFRKMVPQLVHILQTLVTTGYCTEHSISGVSDPFLQVQILRLLRILGRNHEESSETMNDLLAQVATNTDTSRNAGNAVLFETVLTIMDIRSAAGLRVLAVNILGRFLLNSDRNIRYVALTSLLRLAQSDHSAVQRHRPTVVECLREPDSSLSRRALELSLALVNSFNVRAMTQELQGFLESCPPDLQADCASGILLAAERFAPTKRWHIDTTLRVLMTAGTHVRDDTVANLTQLIGGAQELHAYSVCRLYSALTEDISQQPLVQVAAWCIGEYGDLLLEGSCEEIEPLQVEEEEVLALLERVLQSHMSLPATRGYALTALVKLSTRLRGDNNRIRQVVSIYGSCLDMELQQRAVEYNTLFRKYDHMRAAILEKIPLVERGGSQVDEEAKESKETAQLSEAAPVPTEPQASKLLDLLHLLDGPSGDAQHPPPLDPTPGGALIHVNLPFAPPPPAPIPNLKVFEREGLQLNLSFVRPPGTPTLLLITVTATNTSGGDVTHFICQAAVPKSFQLQLQAPSGDTVPAQGGLPMTQLLRILNPKKAPLRLKLRLTYNHFGQSVQEIFEVNNLPVETWQ from the exons ATGGTGGCGTCCTCGTCCTCGCTGAAGCTTCAGGATCTAATCCAGGAGATTCGTGAGGCCAAGACCGAGGCCCAGGAGCGAGAGGTGATCCAAAAGGAGTGCGCCCACATCCGGGCCTCCTTCCGCGATGGGGACCCTCTGCACAGGCACCGCCAGCTGGCCAAACTGCTCTACGTCCACCTGTTAGGCTACCCCGCCCACTTTGGACAG ATGGAGTGCCTGAAACTGATCGCCTCCCCCAGGTTCACAGACAAGAGGGTGGGCTACCTGGGGGCCATGCTTCTACTGGATGAGAGGCAGGATGCCCACCTGCTCATTACCAACAGCATCAAGAA TGACCTGAGCCAAGGGATTCAGGCTGTACAAGGCCTGGCCCTGTGCACTCTGAGTGCCACGGGCTCTGCTGAGATGTGCCGGGACTTGGCCACTGAGGTGGAGAAACTGCTCCTGCAGCCTAGCGCCTATGTGCGCAAGAAG GCTGTTCTGACTGCAGTGCACATGATCCGGAAGGTCCCTGAGCTCTCCgacatcttcctcccaccctgtgCCCAACTGCTTCATGAACACCACCACG GCATCCTGATGGGCACCATCACGCTGATCACAGAACTCTGCGAACGAAGCCCTGTGGCCCTCAAGCACTTTCGAAAG ATGGTGCCCCAGCTGGTGCACATCCTCCAGACTCTGGTGACAACGGGATACTGCACAGAACACAGCATATCTGGAGTCAGCGACCCCTTCCTGCAG GTCCAGATACTTCGTCTGCTTCGGATTCTGGGCCGGAACCACGAGGAGAGCAGTGAGACCATGAATGACTTGCTGgcccag GTAGCCACGAACACAGACACCAGCCGAAATGCTGGCAACGCGGTCCTGTTTGAGACGGTGCTCACCATCATGGACATCCGCTCTGCAGCGGGCCTGCGG GTTCTAGCTGTCAACATTCTTGGCCGCTTCCTGCTCAACAGTGACAGGAACATTAG GTACGTAGCCCTGACGTCCTTGCTGAGGCTGGCGCAGTCTGATCACAGCGCTGTGCAGCGGCACCGACCCACCGTTGTGGAATGTCTGCGGGAACCTGATAGCTCCCTCAGCCG GCGGGCCCTGGAACTGAGCCTGGCTCTGGTGAATAGCTTCAACGTGCGAGCCATGACACAGGAGCTGCAGGGTTTTCTGGAGTCCTGCCCCCCTGATCTACAGGCCGACTGTGCCTCAGGCATCCTGCTGGCAGCAGAGAG GTTTGCCCCAACCAAGCGGTGGCACATAGACACCACCCTACGTGTGCTGATGACG GCAGGCACCCATGTGCGCGATGACACAGTGGCCAACCTGACCCAGCTGATTGGGGGCGCCCAGGAGCTCCATGCCTACTCTGTGTGCCGTCTCTACAGCGCCCTGACTGAGGACATCTCCCAG CAACCGCTGGTGCAGGTGGCAGCCTGGTGCATCGGGGAATATGGGGACCTCCtgctggaagggagctgtgaggaAATTGAGCCCTTGCAG gtggaggaagaggaggtgttgGCACTGCTGGAAAGGGTGCTGCAGTCTCATATGTCCCTGCCGGCCACCCGAGGATATGCCCTCACAGCCCTCGTGAAGCTCAGCACCCGGCTCCGTGGGGACAACAA CCGCATCCGCCAGGTTGTGTCCATCTACGGGAGCTGCCTGGACATGGAGTTGCAGCAGCGGGCGGTGGAGTATAACACCCTCTTCCGGAAGTATGACCACATGAG GGCTGCCATCCTGGAAAAGATACCTCTCGTGGAGCGAGGTGGCTCTCAGGTTGAtgaggaagcaaaggaaagcaaagaaacagCCCAGCTTTCGGAAGCAGCCCCTGTCCCCACAGAACCCCAG GCCTCAAAGCTCTTGGATCTGTTACATCTCCTGGATGGCCCTTCTGGGGACGCCCAGCACCCTCCCCCTCTGGATCCCACCCCAGGAGGTGCTTTGATACACGTCAACCTTCCCTTTGCTCCTCCACCCCCTG CTCCCATCCCAAATCTCAAAGTGTTTGAGCGTGAAGGATTACAGCTGAATCTTTCTTTCGTTCGGCCCCCTGGAACCCCTACTTTGCTGTTAATCACTGTCACTGCCACCAACACCTCTGGGGGTGATGTCACCCACTTCATCTGCCAGGCCGCTGTGCCCAAG AGTTTCCAGCTGCAGCTACAGGCTCCCAGTGGGGACACAGTTCCAGCTCAGGGTGGCCTTCCGATGACCCAGCTCCTCAGAATCCTCAATCCTAAGAAG GCCCCCTTGCGGCTGAAGCTGCGCCTCACCTACAACCACTTTGGCCAGTCGGTGCAGGAAATCTTTGAGGTGAACAACTTGCCTGTGGAGACATGGCAGTAA